The sequence TGTAGAACATTGGCAGACAAGTACTGAAGACTTGCCAGTACCTCTAACTTCGACCGTCTTTGTGTCCTCTGCAGAGCGTCCAACTGCTCTATTCTCTGCAACGCATGTGAAGTTCTGAAAAGTCCCGGGAATGGAAGGGGTCCACTTGAGCCTATTCGCATTGACTGAAAAGTAGGTTCCAGTGGGGAAACCTCCTCTGAACTGCCACCTGACAGTACATTCAACATTTAAGGTGCAACTGGTCAGGCAGGTGAACTGACTCATTCTGCCAGGAAAGACGACGTCGGGTCCACTGATGCTGACGTTCCACGGATCAACTACACAAAAGGTTTACAAAATCAAAGAACAATAGGTTCACTTGTAGTTAATGCGCTTTTCTATAGATTACTTACAGCTAAGCAGAAATCCCAGGCTGTGGACTCTTATTTGTAATGTAGGCAGGTAAGCTTCACAGTGGTAGAAACCAGCATCAGAGGGCAACAGTGAGTCAAAGTGAAGAGTGACGTTGTTTTGTAGAAGCTGCATATTTTCACGCAGAGGCACTTTCTGTCCATCTTTGTACCAAACCAGGTCTGTTGGGCCTTTAGGGTCACTGGATGACAAGTCATGGCAGACTAGGTTGAGCGACTGGTTTAGAGATGGGACAGTGTTCGGTGGACTGGTTCGAACAGACATTCGATCTGTAAAATAAGATCCAAGGAGagaggttttaatttaaaaagagaggaaaaatatCTAAGTCACCGAACAAATCTTAGGCATATTAGAATTAAGTTATTATCACATGCGTCTCTACAGAGATGGAAGATATTTTCAGGTCATTATTTGGATAAATGCACAGAATAATGCCCttaaaatgtagaaattaaaagtaaaaacagatgcGTTATTATTAGTTTGTTGAAGtggctgcttttgttgttttagtccaGTGCTTCTCAACCTAAAGATCAAGCTAGATTAGTAAGAGTTTATTGTGATGGTGTTGGGGTcattagtttagcttttttgtttcgagtaattccttttttttaaaggtttcataAGGATTTAGAGTAGTTTTGATCATTCTGTCATGTTATTCTCAATGTATCAATGCCTTCAGTTGTCTCTGCAGCTTCACATTCACCTGTTTCTCACCcataatcagcacacctgttgtcaCTCACTAATTCTCTCAATACCACTTTATATATGTTCCTGGGTTTTGCTCTATTTTCGTTAGCTTCTGCTGATTCTTGTTGAAAATTCTAGCTTTGATTTCCATCACTTGCCTCCTGCTTGGCTGCGTTTGGATCCCTCCAGAACCACCTACCATCAGTGTAActtataaaattttaaacatcaaaCTTGATCTATATTGTAGATTTTGACAATACTCTGTCAGGTGAAATATTTAACTCTGTGAGACACTgactgatgttaaaataaaccaacTGAAGAGTTTAGAAGATAAATCTCTGCTCAAAGCTCAGATATGAGATCTTTATTTAGACACAGTGTTGTATAAGTGCCCATCTGGATTCATAAGGTAGAAGACCAATCAAACAAGATGGGCTAATGATCCAAAGCTGCcttcaaaaactaaatatacacaaaaaatacacGTTTACTCGCTGAGCAGTTGTCTTAAAGTATTATTCACCATATGAGACTTACTTCTAACTTCTACAATGGTGGTTGTACTGCTGGAGGTTCCTGTTTTGGGACTGTGGACGGTACACTGCAGTTCCACTGTATCATCCTGTCCATCTGGTGTCCAGGTTAATGTGTTCCCACTGATCACCCGGCCTCTGAAGTTCCAGGTGTAGGTGCAGTttggaaaacaagaagaagagcaAGTGAATGTGGTCGTAAAGCCAGTCGTCACTCTCCCGCTCCAGGAGATCTGCACAGCAGTACCCCATCCTGGTGCACCTGGGAACATGGAAGAGTCAGTATTAAGGGTTTAGATATGGAGTAAAGATGTTACATTACTGTTCTACTTTGATTAAAGCTAagtttgactttgtgttttcatcattAACCAGATTTCAGTCTGATAACAGAGAAAGTTAATATTACAGGTAGAGTCTTCCTGTGTGCTGTATTTTAGCTCTGATTGTTTATtagtcacatttaaaataacaatcaaataaaaataatttgaacttttcag is a genomic window of Kryptolebias marmoratus isolate JLee-2015 linkage group LG16, ASM164957v2, whole genome shotgun sequence containing:
- the LOC112450478 gene encoding carcinoembryonic antigen-related cell adhesion molecule 20-like, with product MRTAAMMPSWKTLCCVLLVASMGAPGWGTAVQISWSGRVTTGFTTTFTCSSSCFPNCTYTWNFRGRVISGNTLTWTPDGQDDTVELQCTVHSPKTGTSSSTTTIVEVRNRMSVRTSPPNTVPSLNQSLNLVCHDLSSSDPKGPTDLVWYKDGQKVPLRENMQLLQNNVTLHFDSLLPSDAGFYHCEAYLPTLQIRVHSLGFLLSFDPWNVSISGPDVVFPGRMSQFTCLTSCTLNVECTVRWQFRGGFPTGTYFSVNANRLKWTPSIPGTFQNFTCVAENRAVGRSAEDTKTVEVRGVPVSGTEAVQLSGLSALVFYSFLILAVNVFTF